The Planktothrix agardhii NIES-204 genomic interval TGCTGTGATGCAAAATCATGGGAATAAATAATAAGCTGAATGTACCGACTGGTTCATTGTTTAGCCATGCAATATAAATATTGTAGTTGGGAACTTGCTGAATTTGCTCAAAAATTTGTTCAACCTCCAATAGAGACATAGGCAATTCTCCATCCATTTCTGTATATAATTGGTTTAATAAATCTAAATCGCTAGATGTTACCCGTTTAATTTCTAATCGTATTGACACAATTCTCCTCGATCTTCAAAGAGAAAAAAAGAGACGTGCAAAGGCGCGTCTCTGGGGGCGGTAATGATATTTAGTTCGTGAACCCGTCTAAATTGAAGACCTTTTCTTCAGAACTACTCCCTAAATCTGTGTTTTCGTTTTCAGTTAAATTAGGATTTTCTTCTGTTAAACGAGTGGGCGTTTCGGGAAGCGACGATTCACTATTTAAAGCTGTCCAAGTTGTTTGATTAACTTGATTACTGGTTTCTAAGCCTTGGGCAATTTGAAATTCATGCAGTGCGGCCAGGGTGCGAGAACCCAAAATCCCATCAATTCGGCCAGGATTATATCCTTTCGCCTCCAAACGTTCCTGTAATATACGAACGTCCGTTCCCCGGGAACCTCTGGATAAAACAGTATCCTCTTTAACTGTAACCGAACTAGCAACTTGAGGCTCCGCCGATAAAGCTTGCCAGGTGTCGCGGTCTACAACCCCGGTCACTTCTAATCCTTTAGCCTGCTGAAACGCCTGCACCGATGCCGTTGTCCGAGGGCCAAAAACACTATCAATTTTACCTGGGGTGAACCCATGGGCTTTTAAGCGTTGTTGTAACCCCGTGACTTGGGAGCCTTGAGTGCCTTGGGATAATACCCGTTCCCGATGGCGAGGGGGTTGAGTTTCAGGTTGATAAAAGGGTTGAGAAAACAGTTCCCGTCTGGCTGTTTCTGCGTCTGTAACGCTTGAGTTTACCCCGGAATTACCGTTTTCCTGCCAGGATTCTGTGATTCCTGAACCAGAATTCGATGTTGCGAAAGCAACGGGAACAAATACAGGAAGAACTAAAGAAAACAAGCCGGCAATAATAGCAGTTTTAATCCCCATGGCTTTTACCCTATTTTTATAAAGTTTAACTTTACTAAATTCAAGTTTCTGAATTGAATCTTAGCATCAGGAGGCGATGAAGAAAAGAGTAAGTTGTTAAATTTTTACATAAAATTAGCCCTCTCGATCATCAAGGGGGGTAATAATATAGAAAAATCCGATCAAACTCAGATTAATGAAATCCAATTATAGATGCTACAGATTATCCCTCTACCCACGGTGTAGAGACGTTGCATTCAACGTCTCTACGGGAGGAATCTGTAGCCAACATTTCATGATGGAATATTAGACTGTTGCTAACTCAGGAGTAGGGCGTTTACTATGGCGAATTCCTTCAATAGCTTTAGCATAATCAGGAGCATTGAACACCGCAGAACCCGCAACAATGGCGTTAGCCCCGGCTTCCAACACTTGCCAAGTATTATCCCCTTTCAGACCGCCATCAACTTCAATCCAAGGATTTAAACCCCGTTCGTCGCACATTTGACGTAAGGCGCGAATTTTCGGCACAATTCCGGGGATAAACTTCTGTCCGCCAAAACCAGGGTTAACACTCATAATTAACACCAAGTCACAAAGCTCTAAGACATATTCAATTAATTCTAAGGGAGTAGAAGGATTCAAAACCACACCCGCTTGTTTACCCAGTTCTCGAATTTGGCCAAGGGTTCGATGTAAGTGGGGAGAAGCATTGTGTTCGGCGTGAACCGAAATAATATCAGCGCCAGCTTTAGCAAA includes:
- a CDS encoding putative acetyltransferase, giving the protein MSIRLEIKRVTSSDLDLLNQLYTEMDGELPMSLLEVEQIFEQIQQVPNYNIYIAWLNNEPVGTFSLLFIPMILHHSKSAVIDAVIVTCGYRNQGIGKAMMHEALKLSREAGCYKAMLSSNLKRTNAHQFYKSLGFKQQGWSFSLEL
- a CDS encoding ribulose-phosphate 3-epimerase — encoded protein: MTATQKPIVISPSILSADFSRLGEEIRAVDEAGADWIHVDVMDGRFVPNITIGPLIVEAIRPVTKKPLDVHLMIVEPEKYVEGFAKAGADIISVHAEHNASPHLHRTLGQIRELGKQAGVVLNPSTPLELIEYVLELCDLVLIMSVNPGFGGQKFIPGIVPKIRALRQMCDERGLNPWIEVDGGLKGDNTWQVLEAGANAIVAGSAVFNAPDYAKAIEGIRHSKRPTPELATV